A window of the Acipenser ruthenus chromosome 30, fAciRut3.2 maternal haplotype, whole genome shotgun sequence genome harbors these coding sequences:
- the LOC117435687 gene encoding E3 ubiquitin-protein ligase TRIM39-like yields the protein MILELCINYYLSFSSSSELSGDKFTCSICLDVLSNPVSIPCGHRFCIGCIGKCWIQSNTSHCPLCRKMFKRRWSDLSFNRTFAEIIDKFRKSCPEGSYADPGNVPCDSCTERKRKAVKSCRECWASYCETHIKPHHADAAFKGHNLVDPRRSPQDNLLRQYERLLALLRTSTKHLDHSSQETQKQLMEVQTEITIQIQVRMNKLTELKQDVELLRSSAQKELEEGEKIINELSHSMEKIRTELIEQIEVKEKSALDKADRHMKLLEQDISELQDRKACLQELSMTGDYSPFLENPQSHCSSLKSSDVSSMTVDTDFACLAVSKAVSELKNHLQDFSEVTLDRDTASRYLILSKDGKQVRYGDAWQNLPDKPKRFDISHSVLGREGFTSGRHYWEVEVGYGRHWRLGVTRETAPRKGKFTMNPKGGYWALELLEEDQFSALADPTTPIPLILKPRKVGVFLDYEEGQVSFFNVETRSHICTFTDSFTERLYPFFCTWDTRTELIILPCQSMRFRHISVSS from the exons atgatcctggag ctgtgtattaattattatttgtccTTTTCTTCAAGTAGTGAGCTCTCTGGAGACAAGTTCACCTGTTCAATATGCTTGGATGTATTGTCCAACCCGGTCTCAATTCCGTGTGGGCACAGGTTCTGTATTGGGTGTATTGGTAAATGCTGGATTCAGAGCAACACCTCCCACTGCCCTCTGTGCAGGAAGATGTTTAAGAGAAGATGGTCTGATCTGAGCTTTAACAGAACCTTCGCGGAGATCATTGACAAGTTCAGGAAGAGCTGCCCTGAAGGTAGCTATGCTGATCCTGGGAATGTGCCTTGTGATAGCTGCACTGAGAGAAAGCGCAAGGCTGTGAAATCCTGCAGGGAGTGCTGGGCCTCCTACTGTGAGACACACATCAAGCCTCACCATGCTGACGCGGCTTTCAAGGGCCACAATCTGGTTGATCCACGGAGGAGCCCTCAGGATAACCTGCTCAGACAGTATGAGAGGCTGCTGGCTCTGCTGCGCACCTCCACAAAACACCTGGACCACAGCTCACAAGAGACGCAG AAGCAGCTGATGGAGGTGCAGACCGAAATTACAATTCAAATCCAGGTGAGAATGAATAAGCTGACGGAGCTGAAGCAAGACGTGGAGTTACTCAGA AGCTCCGCACAGAAGGAACTCGAGGAAGGTGAGAAGATCATTAACGAGCTGAGCCACAGCATGGAGAAGATCCGCACAGAGCTGATAGAGCAGATTGAGGTTAAAGAGAAGAGTGCGCTGGACAAGGCTGACAGACACATGAAGCTGCTGGAGCAGGACATCTCGGAGCTCCAGGACAGAAAGGCCTGTCTCCAAGAGCTTTCAATGACAGGGGATTACAGCCCCTTCCTAGAG AACCCCCAGTCTCACTGCTCCTCTCTAAAGTCTAGTGATGTCTCCAGCATGACTGTTGATACAGATTTCGCTTGTCTGGCTGTGAGCAAAGCAGTCTCTGAACTTAAAAATCATCTGCAAGACTTCT CTGAGGTGACTCTGGACCGAGATACAGCAAGCCGATATCTCATCCTATCCAAGGATGGGAAACAAGTGAGATACGGAGATGCCTGGCAGAATCTCCCTGACAAACCAAAGAGATTTGATATCTCTCACTCTGTGCTGGGCAGAGAGGGAttcacctcagggagacactactgggagGTGGAAGTGGGGTACGGAAGGCACTGGAGATTAGGTGTCACCAGAGAGACTGCCCCGAGGAAAGGGAAATTCACCATGAACCCTAAAGGGGGCTACTGGGCTTTGGAGTTGTTAGAAGAAGATCAGTTCAGTGCTCTGGCTGACCCCACAACCCCCATCCCTCTGATCCTGAAGCCCAGGAAGGTGGGGGTGTttctggattatgaggaagggcagGTCTCCTTTTTCAATGTGGAGACCAGGTCTCATATCTGCACTTTCACTGACTCCTTCACTGAGAGGCTCTATCCATTCTTTTGCACTTGGGACACGAGGACAGAGCTTATAATTCTCCCATGTCAGAGCATGAGATTTAGACACATTTCTGTCTCATCCTAG
- the LOC131702720 gene encoding collagen alpha-2(I) chain-like, with protein sequence MLSSSAAQRDTSKPEGSVSSEAQRNTPKPGGSVSSEAQRNASKPGGSVSSEAQRNAAKPGGSVSSKAQRNAAKPGGSVSSEAQRNAAKPGGSVSSKAQRNAAQPGGSVSSEAQRNTPKPGGSVSSEAQRNAAKPGGSVSSEAQRNAPKPGGSVSSKAQRNAAQPGGSVSSEAQRNTPKPGGSVSSEAQRNAAKPGGSVSSEAQRNTPKPGGSVSSEAQRNAAKPEGSVSSKAQRNTPKPGGSVSSEAQRNAAKPGGSVSSEAQRNAAKPGGSRNAAKPGGSVSSEAQRNAAKPGGSVSSEAQRNTPKPGGSVSSEAQRNAAKPGGSVSSEAQRNTPKPGGSVSSEAQRNTPKPGGSVSSEAQRNAAKPWGSVSSEAQRNTPKPGGSVSSEAQRNAAKPGGSVSSEAQRNTPKPGGSVSSEAQRNAAKPGGSVSSEAQRNTPKPGGSVSSEAQRNTAKPGGSVSSKAQRNTPKPGGSVSSEAQRNAAKPGGSVSSEAQRNTPKPGGSVSSEAQRNAAKPGGSVSSKAQRNTPKPGGSVNSEAQRNAAKPGGSVSSEAQRNTPKPEGSVSSEAQRNTPKPGGSVSSEAQRNAAKPGGSVSSEAQRNAAKPGGSVSSEAQRNTPKPGGSVSSEAQRNAAKPGGSVSSEAQRNTPKPGGSVSSEAQRNAAKPEGSVSSKAQRNTPKPGGSVSSEAQRNAAKPGGSVSSEAQRNAAKPGGSVSSKAQRNTPKPGGSVSSEAQRNAAKPGGSVSSEAQRNAAKPGGSVSSEAQRNTPKPGGSVSSEAQRNAAKPGGSVSSNAQRNTPKPGGSVSSEAQRNAAKPGGSVSSEAQRNAAKPGGLVSSEAQRNAAKPGGSVSSEAQRNTPKPGGSVSSEAQRNAAKPGGSVSSNAQRNTPKPGGSVSSEAQRNAAKPGGSVSSEAQRNTAKPQGSVSTEAQRNTPKPEGSVSSEAQRNAAKPGGSVSSEAQRNTAKPQGSVSSEAQRNTPKPGGSVSSEAQRNAPKVAGSVKDSWKLTD encoded by the exons ATGCTTTCCAGCTCTGCAGCTCAGAGGGACACATCTAAACCAGAGGGATCAGTCAGTTCTGAAGCTCAGAGGAACACACCTAAACCAGGGGGATCAGTCAGTTCTGAAGCTCAGAGGAACGCATCTAAACCAGGGGGATCAGTCAGTTCTGAAGCTCAGAGGAACGCAGCTAAACCAGGGGGATCAGTCAGTTCTAAAGCTCAGAGGAACGCAGCTAAACCAGGGGGATCAGTCAGTTCTGAAGCTCAGAGGAACGCAGCTAAACCAGGGGGATCAGTCAGTTCTAAAGCTCAGAGGAACGCAGCTCAACCAGGGGGATCAGTCAGTTCTGAAGCTCAGAGGAACACACCTAAACCAGGGGGATCAGTCAGTTCTGAAGCTCAGAGGAACGCAGCTAAACCAGGGGGATCAGTCAGTTCTGAAGCTCAGAGGAACGCACCTAAACCAGGGGGATCAGTCAGTTCTAAAGCTCAGAGGAACGCAGCTCAACCAGGGGGATCAGTCAGTTCTGAAGCTCAGAGGAACACACCTAAACCAGGGGGATCAGTCAGTTCTGAAGCTCAGAGGAACGCAGCTAAACCAGGGGGATCAGTCAGTTCTGAAGCTCAGAGGAACACACCTAAACCAGGGGGATCAGTCAGTTCTGAAGCTCAGAGGAACGCAGCTAAACCAGAGGGATCAGTCAGTTCTAAAGCTCAGAGGAACACACCTAAACCAGGGGGATCAGTCAGTTCTGAAGCTCAGAGGAACGCAGCTAAACCAGGGGGATCAGTCAGTTCTGAAGCTCAGAGGAACGCAGCTAAACCAGGGGGATCA AGGAACGCAGCTAAACCAGGGGGATCAGTCAGTTCTGAAGCTCAGAGGAACGCAGCTAAACCAGGGGGATCAGTCAGTTCTGAAGCTCAGAGGAACACACCTAAACCAGGGGGATCAGTCAGTTCTGAAGCTCAGAGGAACGCAGCTAAACCAGGGGGATCAGTCAGTTCTGAAGCTCAGAGGAACACACCTAAACCAGGGGGATCAGTCAGTTCTGAAGCTCAGAGGAACACACCTAAACCAGGGGGATCAGTCAGTTCTGAAGCTCAGAGGAACGCAGCTAAACCATGGGGATCAGTCAGTTCTGAAGCTCAGAGGAACACACCTAAACCAGGGGGATCAGTCAGTTCTGAAGCTCAGAGGAACGCAGCTAAACCAGGGGGATCAGTCAGTTCTGAAGCTCAGAGGAACACACCTAAACCAGGGGGATCAGTCAGTTCTGAAGCTCAGAGGAACGCAGCTAAACCAGGGGGATCAGTCAGTTCTGAAGCTCAGAGGAACACACCTAAACCAGGGGGATCAGTCAGTTCTGAAGCTCAGAGGAACACAGCTAAACCAGGGGGATCAGTCAGTTCTAAAGCTCAGAGGAACACACCTAAACCAGGGGGATCAGTCAGTTCTGAAGCTCAGAGGAACGCAGCTAAACCAGGGGGATCAGTCAGTTCTGAAGCTCAGAGGAACACACCTAAACCAGGGGGATCAGTCAGTTCTGAAGCTCAGAGGAACGCAGCTAAACCAGGGGGATCAGTAAGTTCTAAAGCTCAGAGGAACACACCTAAACCAGGGGGATCAGTCAATTCTGAAGCTCAGAGGAACGCAGCTAAACCAGGGGGATCAGTCAGTTCTGAAGCTCAGAGGAACACACCTAAACCAGAGGGATCAGTCAGTTCTGAAGCTCAGAGGAACACACCTAAACCAGGGGGATCAGTCAGTTCTGAAGCTCAGAGGAACGCAGCTAAACCAGGGGGATCAGTCAGTTCTGAAGCTCAGAGGAACGCAGCTAAACCAGGGGGATCAGTCAGTTCTGAAGCTCAGAGGAACACACCTAAACCAGGGGGATCAGTCAGTTCTGAAGCTCAGAGGAACGCAGCTAAACCAGGGGGATCAGTCAGTTCTGAAGCTCAGAGGAACACACCTAAACCAGGGGGATCAGTCAGTTCTGAAGCTCAGAGGAACGCAGCTAAACCAGAGGGATCAGTCAGTTCTAAAGCTCAGAGGAACACACCTAAACCAGGGGGATCAGTCAGTTCTGAAGCTCAGAGGAACGCAGCTAAACCAGGGGGATCAGTCAGTTCTGAAGCTCAGAGGAACGCAGCTAAACCAGGGGGATCAGTCAGTTCTAAAGCTCAGAGGAACACACCTAAACCAGGGGGATCAGTCAGTTCTGAAGCTCAGAGGAACGCAGCTAAACCAGGGGGATCAGTCAGTTCTGAAGCTCAGAGGAACGCAGCTAAACCAGGGGGATCAGTCAGTTCTGAAGCTCAGAGGAACACACCTAAACCAGGGGGATCAGTCAGTTCTGAAGCTCAGAGGAACGCAGCTAAACCAGGGGGATCAGTCAGTTCTAATGCTCAGAGGAACACACCTAAACCAGGGGGATCAGTCAGTTCTGAAGCTCAGAGGAACGCAGCTAAACCAGGGGGATCAGTCAGTTCTGAAGCTCAGAGGAACGCAGCTAAACCAGGGGGATTAGTCAGTTCTGAAGCTCAGAGGAACGCAGCTAAACCAGGGGGATCAGTCAGTTCTGAAGCTCAGAGGAACACACCTAAACCAGGGGGATCAGTCAGTTCTGAAGCTCAGAGGAACGCAGCTAAACCAGGGGGATCAGTCAGTTCTAATGCTCAGAGGAACACACCTAAACCAGGGGGATCAGTCAGTTCTGAAGCTCAGAGGAACGCAGCTAAACCAGGGGGATCAGTCAGTTCTGAAGCTCAGAGGAACACAGCTAAACCACAGGGATCAGTCAGTACTGAAGCTCAGAGGAACACACCTAAACCAGAGGGATCAGTCAGTTCTGAAGCTCAGAGGAACGCAGCTAAACCAGGGGGATCAGTCAGTTCTGAAGCTCAGAGGAACACAGCTAAACCACAGGGATCAGTCAGTTCTGAAGCTCAGAGGAACACACCTAAACCAGGGGGATCAGTCAGTTCTGAAGCTCAGAGGAATGCACCTAAAGTAGCGGGATCA GTCAAAGACAGTTGGAAGTTAACAGACtaa